The Oncorhynchus nerka isolate Pitt River linkage group LG13, Oner_Uvic_2.0, whole genome shotgun sequence sequence GGGTAAAACTCATCGCCCCACTGTCCAGTCCACCAGCCTCACTGTCCCCTTTACAGCCCTCGATCTCCTGCCCCTTAGGGCCAAGCCCAGTATAGGTAAGTGAAGTTCTCATGAAATATATACTTCTGGTTGTAAGACTCTAAATCAACTGTCGGTAGTAGAGCACCGACACAAAATGAAAATACAGCGTTCAGTTAAGAGAGAATGAATTTCCAGAGTGTGTTAAGGGTAGGAGGATAATACCCTCCATACTCTTGGGTTCATGAGTCATATTTAAAAGTACAAATATGAAATCGCCTTTTTGATTGGGTTAATACATGTATTGGACAGCACAGCCTAGTTATGCAATGTATTTGGTGTGTGCTGATTGCAGAGACCCAGCTGGAGGCCAAGGCAGCGCTGCAACAGGCTGTGGAGATGAAGAagcaggggaagagggagaaggcCCACAAGCTGTTGGTGCATGCACTCAACATGAACCCAGACTTTGTGGAAGCTCTGACGGAGCTGGGGACCATTCTGGAAGAGAAGGACGTTGTCCAGGCGGACCATCTGTATACCAAGGCCCTGGCCATCTCACCATGCAACGAGAGGGCCCTGGTGAGCCGTGACCGCACACTCCCCCTGGTGGAGGAGATCGACCAACGCCACTTTGGGGTTATCGACAGCAAAGTACGCAGGCTGATGTCCATCCCCAAGGGTAACTCTGCTCTTAGACGTGTCATGGAGGAAACGTACTACCACCACATCTACCACACAGTGGCCATAGAAGGCAACACACTCACTCTGTCTGAGATCCGCCATATAATTGAGACTCGCTATGCCGTGCCCGGCAAGAGCCTGCAGGAGCAGAACGAGGTCATTGGTGTGGACGCGGCCATGAAGTACATCAACACCACGCTGCTGTCCCGAGCTGGGgccatcactgtcaatgacatccTGGAGATCCACCGGCGCGTGCTGGGCTATGCAGACCCTGTGGAGGGTGGGCGGCTGCGTACCAGCCAGGTGTTTGTAGGCCACCACATCCCACCCCACCCACAGGACCTGGAGCGCCACATGCTGGACCTGGTGCAGTGGCTCAACTCAGAGGAGGCCCTGCAGCTGCATCCTGTGGAGTATGCAGCACTCGCCCACTATAAGCTGGTGTACGTGCACCCCTTTGTGGATGGGAACGGACGCACATCACGGCTGCTAATGAACCTGGTGCTCATGCAGGCACGCTACCCACCCATCACCATCCGCAAAGAGCAAAGGTCCGAGTACTACGCCGTTCTGGACACAGCCAATGAAGGCGACGTCCGCCCCTTCATCCGCTTCATAGCCAAATGCACAGAGATCACCCTGGATACCCTGCTGATCGCCACCACTGAGCATCCTGTGGGGCTGCCTGGCACCAGCCACCACCAAGCCTGTCCAAACTGCAAACAAACCATACCTGTCCACAACAGTGAGAGGGGACGGGAGTGAGCTGGGCAGGAGGGTACATGACTGTTTGGATTTTGATTTAATTGATCTAATTTGGGGTTAATCCTGCTTTAAGTGTAAAGATATCAGTTGATATACATATTACTAATAGCAGCCCTGTGTCAAAATGATAGCATGACCTTGCAATTTCCCAGTAGAAATGTGCATCTTTACATAAAACAAATATTCTCATGGTTTAAGATTTCCTCATACCAGGTAGAGGTGCAGgttagtggaggctgctgaggggagggacagctcataataatagcatcaaaccatgtgtttgataccattccactccagccattatcatgagcctgtcctccccaatcaaggtgccaccaacctcctgtggtgcagGTGTTTGAACTAATTATGCTGAGTTGTGATTTAGAAAACTCAAAGGGTCATGAATTTGTTGACTCAAATGGGGCTGTTTCATACTCTTGGCCATGCTACTTATTGTTTTTAGTGCCGTTTCTAAAGGACATTTAGGCCTAAACTGCATTTCACCCATCTATCAGTGAACTCATAACTGAAGGTGTTACAAATTGGGTAATACAGTATGTGTACATGTCTGAGTTGTGATTCTGATTATTGGTCTGTCTTATCCATGGGGGAGAAACATCTAAAGCTTGGCTGTGCGCAGAAGAACGGTGTTGTAATGTAGCTTATCCAACTGGGTCATACAGTCTTTCACTGAAGCACTTTCATGTATTTGAGTTTATTTACTACAAAATAAACGTATTATCTGTTGAATGTGACTTAGTGTAAAAACCTTAAACATTATTTGAATTGTTTTAATAAACTTTAGGCCAAAACAGCAACAAACCACAAGATGGCAATTTTACAACATCCAAATAAGTAGTAAATAAAATCACAGAAAAATAGACCACGTACAATCTCAGAAAGTTGCATTGATAATTTAGTTTACATTTGTTCTAATAAAATAAACACCATGACAACATTTTAAAATGACACACCCCATATTTTTGTATTGGACGAAACAGAAAGCAACTTCTAAAGTTCAAACATTTGTAGTCTAACTAGATTaggccagggtttcccaaacccggtcctggggcccccctgggtgcacgttttgtttaTTCCCCTAGCACGATACAGCTGATTCAAAGCTTGAGTTGGTTATTGAATCTTCTGTGTAGTGCTAGAGAGAAAACAAATGTGCACCGGGGGGGAGCAGGAtgaagtttgggaaaccctggatTAGGCCACTGTGGTGATAGAACATTGATAGATATAGCTAATAATTCTCAAAACaaacaaatgtattacaaaaCTATGGTCAACCACTGGGAGTCTGAACACACATTTGACGTTCCCCACTCATCCAAACAGGATTGATTTGAAAGGAAAAGGAGACAGTTCTGAATTAAGTATAAACCTGCTTTCCCATGATGTTATCACATACGGAACATATATTGTAGGGCAGATTTGATGGAGGGCTCTTGCAATCAAACAGCTGCATAGATTTTTCTCCCAACAACAGTTGATTCACTTGTGGACAGTACTCATTACAATACTAGGATGACAGCTTCTCCAAACTGTCAGTTCTTCATTCCCTACCCATCTCAAGACTTCCACAGATGGTTAAGGTATTTAAGAAACTAACTTACCTGGAAGTAAATTGGAAACAATCTAAGGAAAATATGACATACAATGTAGAACAAAAATGTCCTCCCTTCAATCATTTCAGGTAAGACAGCCTAAACATGATAAGCAAACCAAATGGGGCGCTGGGTTAATGACATGCACACGACTACCTGTTAAATTACAGTGCCAGCAATAAAACTTTTAACAGCTATAGATGAAGGATAAAGGATTTTAACAGCTATAGATGATACATGCCTTTCCTTTTTTGTTTCCTATGAACAGAGACTTTTGAAAACTACATTGTAAATGTGAGCACAGAAAAGGTAAGGAATTAGGTGTACATCTGAAAATAAATTATTTGTACAACTGCCGTTTAAGGTAATATTCTGTAAAGCGAAGCATTAGTCTTTCACTGTTTGGGAACAAATATCGTTGCATGTTAGCTGCCCTGTAAGGGACGCAAAAGATTTTAGTGGCATGTTGACATTGAAGATACCTTAGAGGAAAGATTCACCCATTCTAAATGTTATATTGCTTTTGTGCATCTGATGCAAAACGCATCATACCAGCTGtatttctgcctgcttgaacgGCGCATAGCTCAGATAAACATGAAATTACACCAGGATTCGATAGAATATCACTCTAGATACACAAAGATATTCATAATGTGTGACACTTAAACACAAATGGGGGGAAATTATTTTCATTGTTGTAATACATAATCTATAACATCTCAAATGTCAAGCTCTTGCATATACTTTTTAAAAACAACAAGAAACATAATTCACAAGCTGGGTTGTTTTAGCAgttaacaacaaaaaaaatactaAACTCAGAACCCTTTTCTCAATTCAGAAAAAAATAATTTACACGTTATGTCTTCTATAAAAACACCTTTTCCAATCTAAAAAAAGCAAGACGAAATTGGTCACTCACACTTTTTATGAATCAATCATTGTTCAAAATGAATATGAATCAATCATTGTTCAAAAGGAATATCAATCAATCACTGTTCAAAAGGATGGTAATATGGAGTTTGGGGCCAGTCGAAGGAGCCAGGGAGATTAAGGCTTTCTCACAAAAAGTGACAAGGAGAATGAGGCCATGGGAGTGATTAAAGGGGAGTCAAACAGCACAAGATCTGCCATTTCTTCTCAAGGACCCAAGATGGCTTTCCATACAAAAGGCAGTCATTTGATTTACTTTCGTTTTTCCATAATTTTCACTTTCTGAGAAGCATTTTGGCAAAGTCTGAATTGGACATGGGCTTGGCCTGTGCTTCAAACCCAGCGTCTCCGGATGCACCCCCTGTGGGTTTAGGTGCAGTCCCATTTTCTGCTTTACTTTCTGATCCAGTCTGCCGATGTAGGGAACGAGGGATTAGTGAGAGTTGGGTTCGCCCTTTTCCCCTCCTGAAAAAGAAAACCAATGGAATCAAAGCTCTCATTCACATGTATATATTTCTTCTGTGAACATGTGAGAATAGCCCGATTTAAAAGGCAGCTTATGTTTAATGAGTTGGAGAAACATAGCTAATCGGATATTTGTAATGAGTACTTTCGTCAGGGTAACTAACATCTTTCCTTGTTAGAAGAGTATTATTACTAGTGTTGGAAACTTACGATCCATAGACCATAGCCCGGGGCATCATGGCTCCCATGGGCCTGCTGAAGTCAGGCTTGTCGGCTGCATTTCTGCGAGGTGGGTTGCTAATGGCAACAGAGAGTGTGTGTTCCTGTAGTACCGTGCCATCCAACTTCAGCACGGCCTGGGAGGCCTGAGCCTCATGTTCAAACTCCACGTACGCCAGACCCTGCAGACACGCCACAGCAGCACATTATAGCAGCAACTCACATGAGCTATCCATTTTACGTATAAGTCAATGGAGCTTCTACATGTATGATTCAAATGATctgtttggatttttacaaagATTACACATAACAAATATAAGTTACTAACTTATTACTCAACTGGAGAGCCTAACTGGAGAGCCTAACATCTGGATGGAGAAAAATACTTAGCCTCCCAGCCCTGTACAGACCAACCTCCCAGCCCTGTACAGACCAACCTCCCAGCCCTGTACAGACCAACCGCCCAGCCCTGTACAGATCAACCGCCCAGCCCTGTACAGACCAACCGCCCAGCCCTGTACAGACCAACCTCCCAGAGTTATGCCTCCTAACCTTGGGTTTGCCTGAGCGGTTGGTGACCAGGCGGATGTCTTTGATGGTGCCTTGATCCTTGCACAGCTCCTCCAGCTGCTCCTTGGTGCAGGAAAAGGGCAGGCCCGAGATAAAGATCTTGTGTTTCTCTAGGTTTGTGTTGTACTTAAACACCTAGAGGAAGAGACACGAAAAGAGTAACTCACTATCTATATGGTGAAACCACCATTCCATTCATCCACCCCTAAATCAAAACaaacatactgaacaaaaatatttaaaaacgCAACAGCCAACCatttcaaaggttttactgagttacagttcatataaggaaatcaagtcaattgaaatacattcattatgccctaatctattgatttcacatgactgggaatacagatatgcatatgtttgtcacagataccttaaaaaaaagttaGGGGCGTAGATCaaaaaaacagtcagtatctgttgtgaCCACCTTTTGCCTCATGCAGGGCAACATCTCCTTTGcaaagagttgatcaggctgttgattgtggcctgtggaatgttgttccactcctcttcaatggctgtgcgaagttgctggatattgtcgggaactggaacatgctgtcatacacgtcgatccaaagcatcccaaacatgctcggtgagtatgcaggccatgaagacctgggacattttcagattccaggaattatgtacagatccttgcgacatgggtccgtgcattatcatgc is a genomic window containing:
- the ficd gene encoding protein adenylyltransferase FICD, whose protein sequence is MMASLTVWWRYTSGHLLGGWGPLLCLFLGSMVALLMPMVGVEDQCCITLKGIAQLHCQLWGKTHRPTVQSTSLTVPFTALDLLPLRAKPSIETQLEAKAALQQAVEMKKQGKREKAHKLLVHALNMNPDFVEALTELGTILEEKDVVQADHLYTKALAISPCNERALVSRDRTLPLVEEIDQRHFGVIDSKVRRLMSIPKGNSALRRVMEETYYHHIYHTVAIEGNTLTLSEIRHIIETRYAVPGKSLQEQNEVIGVDAAMKYINTTLLSRAGAITVNDILEIHRRVLGYADPVEGGRLRTSQVFVGHHIPPHPQDLERHMLDLVQWLNSEEALQLHPVEYAALAHYKLVYVHPFVDGNGRTSRLLMNLVLMQARYPPITIRKEQRSEYYAVLDTANEGDVRPFIRFIAKCTEITLDTLLIATTEHPVGLPGTSHHQACPNCKQTIPVHNSERGRE